The following are encoded in a window of Pseudomonadota bacterium genomic DNA:
- a CDS encoding molybdopterin-dependent oxidoreductase, with amino-acid sequence MVEKHIVQGCCPLDCPDTCAWQAHVEDGKVVRVEGDKAHPFTRGVLCAKVNDYPARTYSPDRLLHPLRRTGTKGDGQYERISWQEAVDTIAKRFDGIINEHGAQALMPVSYFGSMGAVQKFAPMRLMHALGASGMHGNICGAPGLALLGAGHSIGLDPDEYDQAKLIILWGVNVLSTGHHHWHFLNQAREKNGARIICIDPRRTKTAAKSDEHIAIRPGSDAALAAGMARVIFEEGLGDLKFAGQMAHDVDAYRAQVEPWTPARVAETCGIDEEIVVTLARQFAAAQPAMIRCGVGPQQSEHGEAFVWGLSALCILAGHDGAPGGGLSLITMPDVDLSKAARADLRQEKVRSLDMTRLGAILNGEQAGAPVKGLLVWGTNPAVVLPNTAEIRRGLEREDLFTVVLEHFMTDTARRADIVLPATTQLEHFDVHGAWGHHYVSLNKPAVAPVGEAKSHGEIMRLIAQRMGLNHPALHESDEEIAASALPPELPLADLEATGWKKHGPARRGIPAPEARVALAGHPARVAATAPDGALQLLTPKAHYFLNSSFANMARQRGAEGAPALEMNSEDAAQRGLSDGQRVAIRNAQGRLHAGLKVTKQIRAGTVSLAGKWWSTPEDSGAVGNMLTPPAWSISGQPAYNDTFVEVESAE; translated from the coding sequence ATGGTAGAGAAGCACATCGTACAGGGCTGTTGCCCGTTGGATTGCCCGGATACCTGCGCCTGGCAGGCACATGTCGAAGATGGCAAAGTGGTGCGCGTCGAGGGCGACAAGGCGCATCCCTTCACCCGCGGCGTGCTCTGCGCCAAGGTCAATGATTACCCCGCCCGCACCTATTCACCCGATCGCCTGCTGCATCCCTTGCGCCGCACCGGCACCAAAGGCGACGGCCAGTACGAGCGCATCTCGTGGCAAGAGGCCGTCGATACAATCGCTAAGCGCTTTGACGGCATCATCAACGAGCATGGCGCGCAGGCGCTGATGCCGGTGTCTTATTTTGGCTCAATGGGCGCGGTACAGAAATTTGCGCCCATGCGCCTGATGCATGCGCTCGGCGCCTCGGGCATGCACGGCAATATCTGCGGCGCGCCGGGGCTTGCTCTGCTCGGCGCCGGCCATTCGATCGGCCTCGACCCGGATGAATATGACCAGGCGAAGCTGATTATCCTTTGGGGCGTGAACGTGCTGAGCACCGGCCACCACCATTGGCATTTCCTCAATCAGGCACGCGAAAAAAATGGCGCCCGCATCATCTGTATCGATCCACGGCGCACCAAGACCGCTGCAAAAAGCGATGAACATATTGCAATCCGCCCGGGCTCAGATGCAGCGCTCGCCGCCGGCATGGCGCGCGTCATCTTCGAAGAAGGCTTGGGCGATCTCAAATTTGCCGGGCAGATGGCGCATGACGTCGACGCCTACCGCGCGCAAGTTGAGCCCTGGACACCGGCGCGCGTCGCCGAGACCTGCGGCATCGATGAAGAAATCGTGGTCACGCTGGCGCGCCAATTCGCCGCCGCACAGCCGGCCATGATCCGCTGCGGCGTCGGCCCGCAACAGAGCGAGCATGGCGAGGCATTTGTCTGGGGTCTGTCGGCGCTGTGCATTCTCGCCGGCCATGATGGCGCACCCGGCGGCGGGCTCTCGCTGATAACCATGCCAGATGTAGATCTCTCCAAGGCAGCACGCGCCGATCTCAGGCAGGAAAAAGTGCGCAGCCTAGATATGACCCGTCTCGGCGCGATTCTGAACGGCGAGCAGGCCGGCGCGCCGGTCAAAGGCCTCCTGGTGTGGGGCACGAACCCAGCGGTGGTGCTGCCCAACACGGCGGAAATCCGCCGCGGCCTGGAACGCGAAGACCTGTTTACCGTGGTGCTCGAACATTTCATGACCGATACCGCGCGGCGCGCCGATATCGTGCTGCCAGCGACCACCCAGTTGGAGCATTTCGACGTGCACGGCGCGTGGGGACATCATTATGTATCGCTCAACAAGCCGGCCGTGGCGCCGGTCGGCGAGGCGAAATCGCACGGCGAAATCATGCGCCTGATTGCCCAGCGCATGGGCTTGAACCATCCAGCACTGCACGAGAGCGATGAGGAAATCGCCGCATCGGCGCTGCCGCCCGAGCTGCCGCTGGCTGACCTCGAGGCCACCGGCTGGAAAAAACACGGTCCCGCACGGCGCGGTATTCCAGCGCCGGAGGCGCGTGTCGCGCTGGCCGGTCATCCTGCTCGTGTGGCTGCTACGGCGCCCGACGGCGCGCTGCAATTGCTAACCCCGAAAGCGCATTATTTCCTCAATTCAAGCTTCGCCAATATGGCGCGCCAACGCGGCGCCGAGGGCGCACCGGCGTTGGAAATGAACAGCGAGGACGCCGCGCAGCGTGGCCTGTCGGACGGTCAACGCGTGGCGATCCGCAACGCTCAAGGGCGGCTTCACGCCGGGCTCAAAGTAACCAAACAGATCCGCGCCGGCACCGTTTCGCTCGCCGGCAAATGGTGGTCGACGCCCGAGGACAGCGGCGCCGTCGGCAATATGCTGACGCCCCCCGCTTGGTCGATCTCGGGCCAGCCCGCCTATAACGATACCTTCGTCGAGGTCGAGAGCGCGGAATAG
- a CDS encoding methyltransferase domain-containing protein has translation MDRLPSPTQLASLYDDAYDGATTGYFAKVDSKMRRSLHRVRQLRRRVSGGRFLDIGCSGGFMVEAARLQGFGAHGVEVDPKSVAYAREHYPANAYFHGTVQAFAESHGGEPLFDAVYCSEVIEHVPESRSFVAAIAGLMRPGAVLYITTPDISHWRRPKELTNWDAFCPPSHCVFFNPANLTRLLAAHDLVVFKRFISLKPGVKLLARKS, from the coding sequence ATGGACAGACTGCCTTCGCCGACGCAATTGGCGAGCCTGTACGACGATGCCTATGACGGCGCGACGACGGGTTACTTCGCCAAAGTAGACTCAAAAATGCGCCGGTCCCTTCACCGTGTCCGTCAATTGCGGCGGCGGGTCAGCGGCGGCCGATTCCTTGATATCGGTTGCAGTGGCGGATTCATGGTGGAGGCGGCGCGGCTGCAAGGATTTGGAGCGCATGGCGTTGAGGTCGATCCTAAGTCGGTCGCCTATGCGCGCGAACATTACCCGGCCAACGCCTATTTTCATGGCACCGTACAGGCGTTCGCGGAATCGCACGGCGGCGAGCCACTTTTCGACGCTGTGTACTGCAGCGAAGTGATCGAGCATGTGCCCGAATCGCGGTCTTTCGTTGCCGCCATTGCCGGTTTGATGCGGCCAGGAGCGGTCCTCTACATCACGACGCCGGACATCAGCCACTGGCGCCGTCCCAAGGAACTGACGAATTGGGACGCTTTCTGCCCGCCCTCGCATTGCGTTTTTTTCAATCCAGCCAACCTCACCAGGCTGCTCGCCGCGCACGACCTTGTCGTATTTAAACGCTTCATTTCTTTGAAGCCGGGGGTCAAGCTTTTGGCGCGAAAGTCATGA
- a CDS encoding HAMP domain-containing sensor histidine kinase, whose translation MSIAPSTSQAVEQRVSSLVLLVGSLVSATGAGLGILAASWSPEQAMPFDMVTMPTATVLFSSIFLAILVTGNRYNRQIAYVWVAFSGLFNLIAVADALFVSPSPNLVFYLLWIPLYYIFLSFVLNGRQAFFVGWGCFLAVVLMFLVYGLTGPGADLDGREFNLLVQSAATQGGTLGLMYFFRVYRERFHHESERSSEYRKIAAELEAAVQREQATHQQVEIANQAKIQFLAGMSHELRMPLNAINGFSEMISKEIFGPLENEKYREYIEDIHRAGVHLLAMVEDTFDLAKIEAGRMELELEPVRLGRVAQDAINMTSGGKHGKNLDMRAEISPDLPRLTGDSRALRQIAINLVSNARKFTASGGRVTLRAKLAPDGGIVFEVSDTGIGIPKEEIAKVVEPFYHLNNTLDPDQDSSGLGLSLVKRLVELHGGDLNIVSAVGKGTVVSCKFPRWRTVTERA comes from the coding sequence ATGTCGATTGCGCCATCGACGTCGCAGGCCGTCGAGCAGCGCGTGTCGTCGCTGGTCTTGTTGGTTGGCAGTTTGGTAAGCGCCACAGGCGCCGGCCTCGGAATTCTCGCCGCGTCCTGGTCGCCCGAGCAGGCAATGCCCTTTGATATGGTGACGATGCCCACGGCGACGGTGCTGTTTTCCTCAATATTTCTCGCCATCCTTGTCACGGGCAACCGCTATAACCGCCAAATTGCCTATGTTTGGGTCGCCTTTTCAGGACTGTTCAACCTGATCGCGGTCGCCGATGCGTTGTTTGTTTCGCCCTCGCCAAATCTGGTTTTCTATCTTCTGTGGATTCCGCTCTATTACATATTCCTCAGCTTCGTCTTAAACGGTCGCCAAGCATTCTTTGTCGGTTGGGGCTGTTTTCTCGCCGTTGTGCTGATGTTCCTGGTGTATGGCCTAACGGGACCTGGCGCCGATCTTGACGGACGCGAGTTCAATTTGCTCGTTCAATCAGCCGCCACACAGGGCGGCACGTTGGGTTTGATGTATTTCTTCCGTGTCTATCGCGAGCGCTTTCACCATGAATCGGAGCGTAGTTCGGAATATCGAAAAATAGCAGCGGAACTGGAAGCCGCGGTGCAGCGCGAGCAGGCGACGCATCAGCAGGTAGAAATCGCCAACCAAGCCAAAATTCAATTTCTCGCCGGCATGAGCCATGAATTGCGCATGCCGCTGAACGCCATCAACGGCTTCTCCGAGATGATTTCGAAGGAAATATTTGGGCCGTTAGAGAATGAGAAATACCGCGAATATATCGAAGATATTCATCGCGCCGGCGTGCATTTGCTGGCGATGGTGGAAGATACGTTCGATCTCGCCAAGATCGAGGCGGGCCGCATGGAGCTTGAGTTGGAGCCAGTGAGGCTTGGCCGCGTCGCGCAAGACGCGATCAACATGACCAGCGGCGGCAAACACGGCAAAAACCTCGACATGCGCGCCGAAATATCGCCTGATTTGCCGCGTCTGACCGGCGATTCACGGGCGCTGCGCCAGATCGCGATAAATCTCGTTTCCAATGCCCGGAAATTCACCGCCAGCGGCGGCCGTGTCACGCTGCGAGCCAAACTGGCGCCAGACGGCGGCATCGTGTTCGAAGTATCTGACACCGGCATTGGTATCCCCAAAGAGGAAATCGCCAAGGTGGTGGAGCCGTTTTATCATCTCAATAATACGCTCGATCCTGATCAGGATTCGAGCGGCCTCGGCCTATCGCTGGTCAAGCGGCTGGTGGAACTGCATGGCGGTGATCTCAATATCGTCAGCGCCGTCGGCAAAGGCACGGTGGTGAGCTGCAAATTCCCGCGCTGGCGCACGGTGACCGAAAGGGCGTGA
- a CDS encoding NAD-dependent epimerase/dehydratase family protein, whose amino-acid sequence MQKILVTGALGQIGSELVPALRERYGSEAVIASGIRFRSMGPVTEGGIFEILDCTNVDDVGAIVQRHNIGTIYHLAAIMSAVGEKQPEDAWDLNFGAFANVLKVARQHRCAVFFPSSIGAFGPTTPSHNTPQDTSQRPTTIYGVAKVAGELLSDYYAARFDLDTRGIRLPGLISSVTLPGGGTTDYAVDIFYQAVREKRYTCFLRADSRLDMMYMPDAISSITQLMEADASRLRHRNAFNVTAISITPAELAAEIQRHIPDFVIDYDVDPLRQAIADSWPDSMDDSAARAEWDWSPRYDLAAMTRDMLEKIRTKLT is encoded by the coding sequence ATGCAAAAGATACTAGTTACAGGCGCGTTGGGACAAATCGGTTCGGAACTGGTGCCGGCCCTGCGAGAGCGGTATGGGAGCGAGGCGGTCATCGCTTCGGGCATCCGCTTCAGGTCCATGGGCCCTGTTACGGAAGGCGGCATTTTTGAGATTCTAGATTGCACCAATGTCGATGACGTCGGCGCGATCGTTCAGAGACACAATATCGGCACGATCTATCACCTGGCCGCAATCATGTCGGCGGTCGGGGAGAAACAACCGGAAGACGCCTGGGACCTTAATTTTGGCGCCTTCGCGAATGTCCTGAAAGTCGCCCGACAGCACCGGTGCGCCGTATTTTTTCCGAGTTCGATTGGCGCATTCGGTCCGACCACGCCGAGTCACAACACGCCTCAAGACACGTCGCAGCGTCCCACGACAATATATGGCGTCGCCAAAGTCGCGGGCGAATTGTTGAGCGACTATTACGCTGCCCGCTTCGACCTCGACACGAGAGGAATTCGATTGCCGGGCCTTATCTCCAGCGTGACATTGCCAGGCGGCGGTACCACGGATTACGCGGTCGATATATTTTATCAGGCGGTGCGCGAGAAACGCTATACCTGCTTCCTGCGGGCCGATTCACGGCTCGATATGATGTACATGCCCGATGCGATCAGCTCGATCACGCAATTGATGGAGGCCGACGCGAGCCGTTTGAGGCATCGCAATGCCTTTAACGTGACCGCCATCAGCATTACGCCAGCGGAGCTTGCCGCTGAAATCCAACGACACATTCCGGACTTTGTCATCGACTACGACGTCGACCCCTTGCGTCAGGCGATCGCCGATTCCTGGCCTGATTCGATGGACGACAGTGCGGCGCGCGCGGAATGGGATTGGTCGCCCCGTTACGATCTCGCCGCTATGACCAGAGACATGCTTGAGAAAATCCGAACCAAGCTGACCTAG
- a CDS encoding phosphoribosylaminoimidazolesuccinocarboxamide synthase: protein MNNTSSAPLSGQCLTDAHFPELPGFYRGKVRDTYHLPDGRQVMIATDRQSAFDKVLAAVPFKGQVLNQTAKFWFEATADICPNHVLSYPDPNVVIAKHLEMLPIEMIVRDYMTGSTETSIWTMYQRGERVLYGHQFADGLVKNQKLPETILTPTTKGERDAPITAQEIVAEGLLSQAQWDEVAEISFRLFARGREIAAKHGLILVDTKYEFGTDEAGRITVADELHTPDSSRYWRQANYAARLAAGEEPEGLDKEFLRLWVRTQCDPYTEPVPDIPADTLNEFSQKYVALYEAVTGQSFDYAADNSPIYDRIRTNLATALPEYFG from the coding sequence ATGAACAACACAAGCAGCGCGCCGCTTTCCGGCCAATGTCTCACCGATGCGCACTTTCCCGAACTACCCGGCTTCTATCGCGGCAAGGTGCGCGACACCTATCACCTGCCGGATGGCCGCCAAGTGATGATCGCGACCGACCGCCAATCGGCGTTCGACAAGGTGCTGGCGGCGGTACCTTTTAAGGGCCAGGTGCTTAATCAAACGGCGAAGTTCTGGTTCGAAGCGACCGCCGACATTTGCCCCAACCATGTGCTCTCTTATCCCGACCCCAACGTCGTCATTGCCAAGCATCTTGAGATGTTGCCGATCGAAATGATCGTCCGCGACTACATGACTGGCTCGACCGAAACCTCGATCTGGACCATGTATCAGCGCGGCGAACGCGTGCTCTACGGCCATCAATTCGCTGATGGTCTGGTGAAAAATCAGAAACTGCCGGAAACCATTCTCACCCCCACCACCAAGGGCGAGCGCGACGCGCCAATCACCGCGCAAGAAATCGTCGCCGAAGGATTGCTAAGTCAGGCGCAGTGGGACGAGGTCGCGGAGATCAGCTTCAGGCTGTTCGCACGCGGGCGCGAGATCGCGGCCAAACATGGGCTTATTCTGGTCGACACCAAATATGAATTCGGCACCGACGAAGCCGGCCGCATCACCGTCGCTGACGAGCTGCACACGCCGGATTCAAGCCGCTATTGGAGGCAGGCGAACTATGCCGCCCGCCTCGCCGCCGGCGAAGAGCCGGAAGGCCTCGACAAGGAATTTCTTCGTCTCTGGGTCCGCACCCAATGTGACCCCTACACCGAGCCAGTGCCCGACATCCCAGCCGACACGCTCAACGAGTTCTCACAAAAATACGTCGCCCTCTATGAAGCGGTCACCGGCCAATCCTTCGACTACGCCGCAGATAACTCGCCGATATACGACCGCATCCGCACCAATCTCGCAACCGCGCTGCCCGAATATTTCGGCTGA
- a CDS encoding 2OG-Fe(II) oxygenase, producing the protein MDDFYVVATEPGHVRHDLPVWAGKRAGAIKFDAASGRKVERADIADVPGAFQLLDVLSVDECDRLVELSDALGYHDDAPVSLPRSILHTNNFNWVVDESVDGPIWERCKDFVAASTYTSRIACGLNGRFRFYRYHPGDYFAPHTDGVWPGSRVVDGRLVHDAYGDRISEMTFLIFLTDGYEGGRTQFQSQQNAVTSVATPKGAVLCFPHGTHPQHCVHAGEEVTSGKKYIIRTDILFG; encoded by the coding sequence ATGGATGATTTTTATGTGGTTGCGACCGAGCCCGGCCATGTTCGGCACGACCTACCAGTTTGGGCCGGCAAGCGTGCTGGGGCAATCAAGTTCGATGCCGCATCCGGCCGCAAAGTCGAGCGGGCAGATATCGCGGACGTGCCAGGCGCTTTTCAGCTCCTCGATGTCCTGAGCGTTGATGAGTGTGATCGCTTGGTCGAACTCAGTGATGCTCTCGGCTATCACGATGACGCGCCGGTGTCGCTGCCGCGCAGCATTCTCCACACCAACAATTTCAATTGGGTGGTGGATGAAAGCGTCGACGGCCCAATCTGGGAACGTTGCAAAGATTTTGTCGCAGCATCCACCTACACCAGCCGGATAGCCTGCGGCCTCAACGGGCGTTTTAGATTTTACCGGTACCACCCGGGTGATTACTTTGCGCCACATACGGACGGGGTGTGGCCTGGGAGCCGCGTCGTTGACGGGCGATTGGTCCATGACGCCTATGGCGATCGCATCAGCGAAATGACGTTCTTGATTTTCCTAACGGACGGATATGAGGGCGGGCGGACTCAGTTCCAGTCGCAACAGAACGCTGTTACCAGCGTCGCCACCCCGAAGGGCGCGGTCCTGTGCTTTCCGCATGGTACGCATCCGCAGCACTGTGTTCATGCGGGCGAAGAAGTAACATCTGGGAAAAAGTACATCATACGCACCGACATATTGTTTGGTTGA
- a CDS encoding adenylate/guanylate cyclase domain-containing protein has product MNLKTFFAYAPDDTDDVRLEKITIFLVAASCCLAGTAWTAMYYIIFGFGLVSLLPFAFVVIVGSTIVICHFTRKHRPLVYVQILCIIYITALIQWSIGSVFDSGLVLLWAFCGPIIALMFFSMKQSIIWLLLYLVNIAISFAFEDFFIRHGHPVSDDTRVLFFFMNLSIWSLIVFVFASYFVISAVSERAKADGLLLNILPRKTAQVLKSRPGVIAEEYDDASVLFADIVDFTGYSSTVRPDQLVTKLNEIFFRFDELTIRHGLEKIKTIGDAYMVAGGVPEPRPDHAEAIANLALDMQSAISEIKKDSGEAFSLRIGIHSGPVVAGVIGKNKFAYDMWGDTVNVASRMESSGAADTIQVTETVYRALSDKYLFSANGTIEIKGKGKMDTYCLLGPR; this is encoded by the coding sequence ATGAATCTGAAGACCTTTTTCGCCTACGCACCCGATGACACCGACGACGTCAGACTGGAAAAAATCACCATCTTTCTGGTCGCCGCGTCGTGCTGCCTAGCGGGCACTGCCTGGACGGCAATGTACTACATCATCTTTGGCTTCGGGTTGGTTTCGCTCCTGCCTTTCGCCTTTGTCGTGATTGTCGGATCAACAATCGTTATCTGCCATTTCACGCGTAAGCATCGCCCGTTGGTTTATGTCCAGATCCTCTGCATCATCTATATCACCGCGCTGATCCAGTGGAGCATCGGCAGCGTTTTCGATTCCGGTTTGGTCCTTCTATGGGCGTTCTGCGGCCCGATCATCGCGTTGATGTTTTTTTCAATGAAGCAGTCAATCATCTGGCTGCTGCTTTATCTCGTAAATATCGCTATCTCGTTTGCCTTCGAAGATTTTTTTATCAGGCACGGCCATCCCGTATCCGATGATACGAGGGTGTTGTTCTTCTTCATGAATTTGAGCATTTGGTCGCTCATCGTCTTTGTTTTCGCCAGCTATTTCGTGATCAGCGCCGTCAGCGAACGGGCCAAAGCCGACGGCCTGCTGTTGAACATTCTTCCGCGAAAAACTGCGCAGGTTCTGAAGTCGCGGCCCGGCGTCATCGCCGAGGAATATGACGATGCGAGCGTGCTCTTCGCCGATATTGTCGATTTCACCGGGTATTCGAGCACCGTGCGCCCGGATCAACTGGTGACCAAGCTCAACGAGATCTTTTTTCGCTTTGATGAACTCACCATCCGTCACGGTCTGGAGAAAATCAAAACCATCGGAGACGCCTATATGGTAGCGGGCGGCGTGCCGGAGCCAAGACCGGACCACGCCGAGGCCATCGCCAATCTGGCGCTCGATATGCAATCGGCCATCAGCGAGATAAAGAAGGACAGCGGCGAGGCCTTTTCACTCCGCATCGGTATCCATAGCGGCCCGGTCGTCGCTGGCGTCATCGGAAAAAACAAATTCGCCTACGATATGTGGGGCGACACGGTGAACGTCGCGAGCCGTATGGAATCAAGCGGTGCGGCGGATACCATCCAGGTCACGGAAACCGTCTACCGCGCGCTAAGCGACAAATACCTATTCAGCGCAAACGGAACGATCGAGATCAAAGGCAAAGGCAAGATGGACACCTATTGTTTGCTGGGGCCGCGCTGA
- a CDS encoding plastocyanin/azurin family copper-binding protein, with protein sequence MMKHRKLAATTVLALMIGAGISTAAMADTAVIKMKFDEDSGDLYFEPAKVTINPGDTVVWLQDDVDNEHNVAAYPNLIPEGVQPFESQMMTRVGESWSMTFDKVGSYFYHCHPHEAAGMKGLIVVGRESLPEEFRKARAGDMSHDHGDGDMDDMKHGDKDGMKHGDKDGMKHGDMDDMKPGDKDGMKHGDMDGMKHDDMDGMKHDDMDGMKHGDMDGMKHDDKDGMKHDDMDGMKHDDMDGMKHGDDDDHHQDGDKKENKIMEDGHGHDNDHGDHHD encoded by the coding sequence ATGATGAAACACAGAAAACTGGCCGCCACCACGGTGCTGGCTCTAATGATCGGCGCGGGAATTTCCACAGCAGCCATGGCCGATACGGCGGTCATCAAAATGAAATTCGATGAAGACAGCGGCGATCTTTATTTTGAGCCGGCCAAGGTCACTATCAATCCCGGCGATACCGTGGTCTGGCTGCAAGATGATGTCGACAACGAGCACAACGTGGCTGCCTATCCCAACCTCATTCCGGAAGGCGTGCAGCCCTTTGAAAGTCAGATGATGACGCGGGTAGGCGAAAGCTGGAGCATGACCTTCGACAAGGTAGGCAGCTATTTCTATCACTGCCATCCGCATGAGGCGGCGGGCATGAAAGGGCTGATCGTGGTCGGTCGCGAATCTCTGCCGGAGGAATTCCGAAAAGCCAGAGCGGGTGATATGTCGCATGACCATGGCGACGGCGATATGGACGACATGAAGCATGGCGATAAGGACGGCATGAAGCATGGCGACAAGGACGGCATGAAGCATGGTGACATGGACGACATGAAGCCTGGCGATAAGGACGGCATGAAGCATGGTGACATGGACGGCATGAAGCATGACGACATGGACGGCATGAAGCATGACGACATGGACGGCATGAAGCATGGTGACATGGACGGCATGAAGCATGACGATAAGGACGGCATGAAGCATGACGACATGGACGGCATGAAGCATGACGACATGGACGGCATGAAGCACGGCGACGATGATGATCATCACCAAGATGGTGACAAAAAGGAGAACAAGATTATGGAGGATGGGCATGGCCACGATAATGACCATGGCGATCACCACGATTAG
- a CDS encoding TAXI family TRAP transporter solute-binding subunit, which translates to MIKKFRLTRRSFLRHSAATAFAAGAATTLSLPLRAEQSLSYLLGTGTTGGTYYPVGVAIATLVKVKLEPKAKISMSAITSAGSGENLKLLREDQVQFAILQGLWGAHARAGSGPLESVGPQDHLRGISMLWPNVEHFIIRSEYAASGTVADLQLLAGKGFSIGKRNSGTEGSNRHILAGLGFDPEASFDLAYLGYGPSADALINGKIAGMSTPAGPPVSAVTRAFASLGKDITILSFTADEIARANAGFDLWTPYTLPAGTYPEQDHDVATIAQPNFLAVRADVDDEAVYQITKAMHENLPFLGNIHKATRAISLESALSGLPAPLHNGALRYYQERGLEIPGALLGG; encoded by the coding sequence ATGATTAAAAAATTCCGACTGACCCGGCGCAGTTTTTTGCGCCACTCTGCCGCCACTGCGTTTGCCGCAGGCGCCGCTACGACACTGAGCCTGCCGCTTCGCGCCGAGCAATCGCTGTCCTATCTGCTCGGCACCGGCACCACGGGTGGCACCTATTATCCTGTCGGTGTCGCCATCGCGACGCTGGTCAAGGTCAAGCTTGAGCCCAAGGCGAAGATTTCCATGTCGGCGATCACCTCGGCCGGGTCGGGCGAAAATCTCAAGCTGCTGCGCGAGGACCAGGTGCAATTCGCTATATTGCAGGGCCTGTGGGGCGCCCATGCGCGGGCCGGCAGCGGGCCCCTGGAAAGTGTCGGGCCGCAGGATCATCTGCGCGGCATTTCCATGCTGTGGCCAAATGTTGAGCATTTCATCATCCGCAGCGAATATGCTGCCAGCGGCACGGTGGCGGATTTACAATTGCTCGCCGGCAAGGGCTTTTCGATTGGCAAGCGCAATTCCGGCACCGAAGGCTCGAACCGCCATATTCTCGCGGGACTTGGCTTTGATCCGGAGGCATCGTTCGACCTCGCCTATCTCGGCTATGGGCCGAGCGCCGATGCGTTGATCAATGGCAAGATCGCCGGCATGAGCACGCCAGCGGGGCCGCCGGTATCGGCCGTGACGCGGGCTTTTGCGTCGCTTGGCAAAGACATCACAATTCTCTCTTTCACGGCCGATGAAATCGCCCGCGCCAACGCCGGCTTTGATCTCTGGACGCCCTATACGCTGCCCGCCGGCACGTATCCGGAGCAGGACCATGACGTCGCCACCATCGCCCAGCCAAATTTTCTCGCGGTGCGTGCTGATGTCGATGACGAGGCGGTCTATCAAATCACCAAGGCAATGCACGAGAACCTGCCGTTCCTTGGCAATATCCATAAGGCGACCCGGGCGATCTCGTTGGAGAGCGCCCTGAGCGGCCTACCGGCGCCGCTGCACAACGGCGCTCTGCGCTACTATCAAGAGCGCGGATTAGAGATTCCCGGAGCGCTGCTCGGCGGCTGA